In Mauremys mutica isolate MM-2020 ecotype Southern unplaced genomic scaffold, ASM2049712v1 Super-Scaffold_100120, whole genome shotgun sequence, the DNA window ttataataCTGTATCCTGATTACATTCCCATTTTGTATAAGAGAACGCGAGTCAAGTTAACTTCCAGTAGAaaccccatatatatatatatatatatatatatatatatagtgattttgattacaaacatttctgtggggaaaatcAGCAGCGAAATCATCCTGCCTGAGTATTGTGAGATTTTCCCAGGGCCCCCCAAGTTGCCCaaggcccctgggcatgggccccctATGCGTTAATCCGCACTGCAATGGTTGCAGAGCTCAGGATCCCACTTTGCAGAATGCTTGGAATGCTGGGCAGAGATGGAACATGTGGGGAGCTACCACCAGAGCCAATCAGAAGCCAGCGCTCGGAGACAAAGGGTCCGGTTTACATTCGGTTGTTGGCtgttggtggagtggagtggagggagccaatattaggaaacactatttccctaggagggtggtgaagaactggaatgggttccctagggaggtggtggaatctccttccttagaggtttttaaggcccagcttgacaaagccttggctgggatgatttagttggtgttggtcctgctttgagcagggggtgggactagatgacctcctgaggtcccttccaaccctgatagtctatgattctaaggaccCAGGTTCCATCCTCTTGGAGGAAAGAAACTCCATTGAGCAGCAGGCAACAGGGAGAAGGCTTGAGCCAGGCCTCGGGGTAGGGGTTGCAGGGCTATTggtttctctttctggctctgccactgccctactgtggggccctgggcaggtcatttcccatctctgtacctcagtttccccatctgtccagTGAAGGAATAGACACTTCTCAAACTCCTGGCAGTAGTGAGCCCTGATCAGACAATGCATGTTAAACCCTCTGAGCTCAGAAGGATAGTGGGTGAGTGTTTGGGAAAGAATTCTTACCGATTTCCCGTTGGACtccatccaaagccaataactAGGCCTGTTGATtataatttaaatgtatttttatggattttttaaatattttaaaatgtattgatttcaattacaacacagaatacaaaaacaatgaggagtccttgtggcacctgagagactaatttcaaagtagcagccctgttagtctgtatccacaaaaagaacaggagtacttgtcacaccttagagactaacaaatttatttgagcataagcttccgtgggctatacccaaattaatttgttagtctctaaggtgccacaaagactccttgttgtttttgctgatacagactaatacggctacccctctgaagcagaatacaaagtgtacagtgctcactatatattatttttttattacaaatatttacaccgTAAAAAAGatacaatttcttttattttttgattcacctcatacaagtactgtactgcaatctctgtattgtgaaaatgcaacttacaaatgtagactttttttttacataactgcacttgtAAACAAAACCAATGTAACACTTTAGATCCTACAATTCCATTCAGTCTTActtgttgttcagccaattgcaagGACCAACAAGTTtgattacatttgcaggagataatgctgcccacttcttattgaCAATAtcactgaaagtgagaacaggtatttgcatagcactattgtagccggtgttgcaaggaaTTTACATGCCAATTatgttaaacatttgtatgtcccttcatgcttcaatttCTAGATTGCACTatcattttttttacagtgcaaatatttgcaattcaAAATAATAATTAGGGCTATCACTTAATTGCAGTTAatgcatgtgattaactcaaaccAAATAACTGCATTATTTTTTGTAACAAGAATTAATCGCACACCAGGGCACCATGCTCAGGGGGAAGCTACTGTGTGTCTCCAGGGCAAGGAtgcccctcctcccaccatgctgctccactgctgctcccacctcctggccctgccccgacCAAGCTGCCTGCCCACTGTCTGCTGCGCAGAGCTGGGGTAGGAGTcgggggctgatgttgggttTCCCCAATCTGGTAGCTACTGAGCGGGGTTTGGGGAACAGGCGGCATCTATCTGCTGTTGCCACTGGCTCAGGAATGAAgcctggacacctgggttctctgccttCTCAGGCCGGGGAAGGAGTGTGGCCTGGGGCTACAGGAGGATGATACCTGTCCAGACTGACTACAGGTCTCTGTCACTGACCCCATTGCTCCAAAGGGGGTCCCTACACTGGGGAGCTTTGGGAGCAGCCTGCATGGTGATCCCTGCCAGTGTGTGCAGATCCCAGTCCAGTTGCCCCCCCGAGGGGCATGGGATGAGAGAGAGTCACCCCAGCTGGGGGGAAGACAGGCCCATTGGCGAGCGGCTACGTTGCCCCAGACTCacggctgctccctgctcagttccaggatggacgTGCTGAGAAGGTATCTCAGGAGGAAGGCTCCGCAGGTGGCCccggagccagaggggggcagcTGCCAGCATCCCCAGACAGAGAGCTGCCCCTCCAGCCGCATGGCATGGGAAGCAGGCCCCGGCCACCCCAGGAGATGGTCCTGCTCGGCCTTGCTCACCGGGAGGAAACCAGCCCCCAGGACTGGTGCCGAGCAGAGAGACACAACATCCAGGCCGAGATGGAGGTGGCCCAAGTTCAATctgggcaggcaggactcagCCCACGGCAGGAGCCAGGCAACGCAGCTCTGGGTTTGCTTCTGCTGGAAGGCCTGCCCTCAGCCCAGCCGCGtgggccagcaggaggcatccccagggcaggagctgggggatcGCTGCCTCAGCTGCTTAACTGTTGCCGGAGAGGAGAGCAGCCACTCTCTGGAGGTTCCCTGCAACACGGAGGCTGAGTGGTCCTCCACTGCAGGTGAGGAGACCCCCTGGgcatggggaggagcagggggccatTAACACCCAGTCACTCTGTCAGAGTCATTGGGgggatcccagccctggggtctggcctgagccacgtgAGCTCAATGACCTCAGCGGGAGTCGCAAAGCCACCCCCTGCAGTGGGGCATGGGGGGAGCTTCTGGGAAGTGGGTCCCTGATGCTTTGGGGCAACTCCCAGGGAGGATGGGACAGTGAAGGGCCCCATCTGCcatgggccctggggctgagggactctgagaggggcagtgtggggatctctctgccatgaggccctggggctgaggggtctgtggcagggtcagtgtggggatctctctgccatggggccctggggctgaggtgtCTGTGGGAAGGGCAGTGTGgagatctctctgccatggggctctggggctgagggggtctatgggagggtcagtgtggggatctctctgccatggggactagggctgaggggtctgtgggaggggcagtgtggggatctctctgcct includes these proteins:
- the LOC123359413 gene encoding cyclic nucleotide-gated cation channel beta-1-like isoform X1, with protein sequence MHVINSNQITALFFVTRINRTPGHHAQGEATVCLQGKDAPPPTMLLHCCSHLLALPRPSCLPTVCCAELGSRMDVLRRYLRRKAPQVAPEPEGGSCQHPQTESCPSSRMAWEAGPGHPRRWSCSALLTGRKPAPRTGAEQRDTTSRPRWRWPKFNLGRQDSAHGRSQATQLWVCFCWKACPQPSRVGQQEASPGQELGDRCLSCLTVAGEESSHSLEVPCNTEAEWSSTAARVTLCPCLSDAETPTNQSEKDLAPEEKAEENEDPAAGEEEEEELETEEEEKQEEQVLITEKEEEMEDLAIKEEEDLTTEEKDEADISVEEEKKEDENMSAEEEEEEEEEENVSAEEEEEEHLSTEEEEDLTTEKEEEEEGKRRGRRR
- the LOC123359413 gene encoding coiled-coil domain-containing glutamate-rich protein 1-like isoform X2, which codes for MHVINSNQITALFFVTRINRTPGHHAQGEATVCLQGKDAPPPTMLLHCCSHLLALPRPSCLPTVCCAELGSRMDVLRRYLRRKAPQVAPEPEGGSCQHPQTESCPSSRMAWEAGPGHPRRWSCSALLTGRKPAPRTGAEQRDTTSRPRWRWPKFNLGRQDSAHGRSQATQLWVCFCWKACPQPSRVGQQEASPGQELGDRCLSCLTVAGEESSHSLEVPCNTEAEWSSTAETPTNQSEKDLAPEEKAEENEDPAAGEEEEEELETEEEEKQEEQVLITEKEEEMEDLAIKEEEDLTTEEKDEADISVEEEKKEDENMSAEEEEEEEEEENVSAEEEEEEHLSTEEEEDLTTEKEEEEEGKRRGRRR
- the LOC123359413 gene encoding ribosomal biogenesis protein LAS1L-like isoform X3, translated to MDVLRRYLRRKAPQVAPEPEGGSCQHPQTESCPSSRMAWEAGPGHPRRWSCSALLTGRKPAPRTGAEQRDTTSRPRWRWPKFNLGRQDSAHGRSQATQLWVCFCWKACPQPSRVGQQEASPGQELGDRCLSCLTVAGEESSHSLEVPCNTEAEWSSTAARVTLCPCLSDAETPTNQSEKDLAPEEKAEENEDPAAGEEEEEELETEEEEKQEEQVLITEKEEEMEDLAIKEEEDLTTEEKDEADISVEEEKKEDENMSAEEEEEEEEEENVSAEEEEEEHLSTEEEEDLTTEKEEEEEGKRRGRRR